Genomic DNA from Shewanella woodyi ATCC 51908:
AGTAATTACCTAGTTGTATAAACTATATTGTTACTTATATTTGTGATTGCATTGGCAAAAGTGCCGACTAGATAATCCCTACCTGTTTACAGTGTAATATCTTACCCCCCACCTAACCGGGTAGGTGTATATTTTTTCTAGATATGATTAAGTATTACAATGCTCTGCTGTAGAGAGAGTTAAATATTGACACTGAAAGACCATGCAAACATTATTGTTATATACATCTATTGAATGGAGAGGTGTTATTTTTTTGTGTGATAATTCATCAATAGATGGTATCTACTTAGGGGGAGGGGGAATGGAGTCTTCTGTTTTAGGAAACCTACTTCGAGAAGTTGAGATTGAATTAGCTTTAAAAAAAATGCATTCGGAAATTGAGCATTATATTAAAGTTCATCATAATGAAAAGGTTATATATATAGCTGAGAGTCTTCTTTGTGACTGTGTTAGAACCAGTAGCAATCATGATATGTACCCAGCTATTCAATATGTTGTCATTAATGAATTATTGAAGGAGGTTTTACTCAACAAGACCACCAGTGATGAACCTCAAAGTAATGAAGGAGAGTGTATATCTACTATTGAATTAACACAGAGGCAACAT
This window encodes:
- a CDS encoding helix-turn-helix domain-containing protein: MQTLLLYTSIEWRGVIFLCDNSSIDGIYLGGGGMESSVLGNLLREVEIELALKKMHSEIEHYIKVHHNEKVIYIAESLLCDCVRTSSNHDMYPAIQYVVINELLKEVLLNKTTSDEPQSNEGECISTIELTQRQHEILHWVKLGKSNWEISTILSISIDTVKFHLRGIYKRLGVSNRVQAVQVVTASDLDSLDLGSLVNILKATN